Below is a window of Phaenicophaeus curvirostris isolate KB17595 unplaced genomic scaffold, BPBGC_Pcur_1.0 scaffold_297, whole genome shotgun sequence DNA.
ACACCATAGGGGACACGGggtgggacacggggacaccataggggacagggggacaccaTAGGGGACAGGGGGTGGGACACGAGGACACCATAGGGGACACGGggtgggacacggggacaccataggggacagggggacaccaTAGGGGACAGGGGGTGGGACACGAGGACACCATAGGGGACACGGggtgggacacggggacaccataggggacagggggacaccaTAGAGGACACGGggtgggacacggggacaccagAGGGGACATCATAGGGGACACCATAGGGGACATGGGGTGGGACACGAGGACACCataggggacagggggacacggggtgggACACGAGGACACCATAGGGGACACTgtgtgggacatggggacaccataggggacacggggtgggacatggggacaccataggggacagggggacatcataggggacacggggacaccataggggacacggggtgagacatggggacaccataggggacatggggacaccataGGGGACACCATAGGGGACATGGtgtgggacacagggacaccatAGGGGACACGAggtgggacacggggacacggggtgggacacggggacaccataggggacatggggacaccataGGGGACACCATAGGGGACATGGtgtgggacacagggacaccatAGGGGACACGGGGTGGGACACAAGGACACCATAGGGGACACGGGGTGGGACACGGggtgggacacggggacaccatAGGGGACACCACTGGGATATGAGACATGGGGACCTGAGGACAAGgcatgggacatggggacacggggacacggggacacggggacacggggacacggggacgtgCCCCACCTGCAGCCGGTGCCGCTCCccctgcagccgcagctcctgcAGTTCGGCCGCCAGCGCCCGGAGCCGCCGGCCGGCCACCCGCGCCGCCCGCGTCATCGTCACCCGCGCCCTGGGGACACCCAAGGTCACCCCCAAGCCagcccagggacacctccaggTCACCCCGGGGCCACCCGAGGCCACGTTGGGACCATCTCTGGAGCACCCGGGCCACCAAAAACCATCTTGAAACCATCTTGGGGCCACCAAAGGTCATCTTGGGGCCACCAAAGACCATCTtggggccacctgggccacccaAGACCATCTTGAAACCATCTGGGACCATCTTGGGGCCACCAAAGATCATCTtggggccacctgggccacccaAGACCATCTTGAAACCATCTGGGACCATCTTGGGGCCACCAAAGATCGTCTTGGGGCCACCAAAGATCGTCTTGGGGCCATGTCTGGAGCATCTTGGACCACCTGGGCCACCCAAGACCATGCTGGAACCACCTTAGACCATCCTGGGGCCACCCAAGACCATCTTGAAACTATCTTGAACCACCCTGGGGCCACCAAAGACCATCCTGGAGCCCCCTTTGACCTTCTTGGACCACCAAGACCACCCTGGGGCCACCCAAGACCATCTTTAAACCATCTGGGACCATGCTGGGGCCACCCAAGACCACCCTGGGACCATCTTTGGACCACCTGGGCCACCTAAGACCATCTCTGAAGCATCTTGGACCCCCCTGGGCCACCCAAGACCATCCTGGGACCATCTCTGGAGCATCTTGGACCACCCGGGCCACCCAAGACCATCTTTAAACCATCTTGGACCACCCAAGACCATCCTGGGACCATCTCTGGAGCATCTTGGACCACCTGGGCCACCCAAGACCATCTTGAAACCATCTTGAACCATCTTGGGGCCACCAAAGACCATCCTGGAGCCCCCTTTGACCTTCTTGGACCACAAGACCACCCTGGGGCCACCCAAGACCATCTTTAAACCATCTGGGACCATGATGGGGCCACCAAAGACCATGATGGGGCCACCCAAGACCATCTTTAAACCAACTTGGACCAGCTTGGGGCCACCAAAGACCATCTTGGGGCCAGCTGGGCCACCCAAGACCATCTTTAAACCATCTTGGACAATGATGGGGCCACCAAAGACCATGACggggccacctgggccacccaAGACCATCTTTAAACCATCTGGGACCATCTTGGGGCTACCAAAGACCATGATGGGGCCACCAAAGACCATGAtggggccacctgggccacccaAGACCATCTTTAAACCATCTTGGACCATCTTGGGGCCACCAAAGACCATCTTTAAACCATCTGGGATCATCTCGGGGCCACCAAAGACCACGATGGGGCCACCAAAGATCACGATGGGGTCACCAAAGACCACGAtggggccacctgggccacccaAGACCATCCTGGagcccccaaaaccaccctggGGCCACCGAGCTGGGCATCTCACCCGGCTTCGCGctgcaggagctcctggaggtggCTGCATCGAGCTCGCAGCGCGGCCTCCGTAGGGGCCGGCGGGACCCGCGGCcgcagcagcttctcctgcagctcccgCTGCTCCCGCTGCAGCCGGAGCTGAAGCCGCGAGGCCTCCTGAGCCCGAGACCCCGCGGCCTCCAGCGCCCGCCGCAGCTCCTCAGCCTGCGAcgaggagggggtggggggttagGACCTATAGAAGCACCTATAGAATCACCTAGAGCTCCTGTAGAGGCACCTAGGGCACCCGTAGAGACACCTAGAGCACCCATAGGGGCACCTAGAGCACCCGTAGGGGCACCTAGAACATCAACTCTAGCGCCTGGCgcagctcctctgcctgcacccagggggaaaggggggtcaGAACCTATAGAAGCACCTATAGAAGCACCTAGAGCACCCGTAGAGGCACCTAGACAACCCATAGAGGCACCTAGAGCACCTATGGAACCCACGAGGCCTCCTGAGCCCGAGACCCCGCGGCCTCCAGCGCCCGCCGCAGCTCCTCAGCCTGCGAcgaggagggggtggggggttagGACCTATAGAAGCACCTATAGAAGCCCCTAGAGCACCTGTAGAGGCACCTAGAGCACCCGTAGAGGCACCTAGAGCACCCGTAGAGGCACCTAGAACATCAACTCTAGcgcctggcacagctcctctgcctgcacccagggggaaaggggggttaGGACCTATAGAAGCACCTATAGAAGCACCTAGAGCTCCTGTAGAGGCACCTAGACAACCCATAGAGGCACCTAGAGCACCTGTAGAGGCACCTAGAGCACCCGTAGAGGCACCTAGAGCACCTATAGAAGCACCTAGAGCACCCGTAGAGGCACCTAGAGCACCCGTAGAGGCACCTAGAGCACCCGTAGAGGCACCTAGAGCATCAATTATAGcgcctggcacagctcctctgcctgcacccagggggaaaggggggttaGGACCTATAGAAGCACCTATAGAAGCACCTAGAGCTCCTGTAGAGGCACCTAGAGCACCCATAGAGGCACCTAGAGCACCTGTAGAGGCACCTAGAGCACCTATGGAACCCACGAGGCCTCCTGAGCCCGAGACCCCGCGGCCTCCAGCGCCCGCCGCAGCTCCTCAGCCTGCGAcgaggagggggtggggggttagGACCTATAGAAGCACCTATAGAAGCCCCTAGAGCTCCTGTAGAGGCACCTAGAGCACCCGTAGAGGCACCTAGAGCACCCGTAGAGGCACCTAGAACATCAACTATAGCGCCTGGTAcagctcctctgcctgcagccagggggaaaggggggttaGGACCTATAGAAGCACCTATAGAAGCACCTAGAGCTCCTGTAGAGGCACCTAGACAACCCATAGAGGCACCTAGAGCACCTGTAGAGGCACCTAGAGCACCCGTAGAGGCACCTAGAGCACCCGTAGAGGCACCTAGAGCACCTATAGAAGCACCTAGAGCACCCGTAGAGGCACCTAGAGCACCCGTAGAGGCACCTAGAGCATCAATTATAGcgcctggcacagctcctctgcctgcacccagggggaaaggggggttaGGACCTATAGAAGCACCTATAGAAGCACCTAGAGCTCCTGTAGAGGCACCTAGACAACCCATAGAGGCACCTAGAGCACCCGTAGAGGCACCTAGAGCACCTATAGAAGCACCTAGAGCACCCGTAGAGGCACCTAGAGCACCCGTAGAGGCACCTAGAGCACCCGTAGAGGCACCTAGAGCATCAATTATAGcgcctggcacagctcctctgccTGAACccagggggaaaggggggttaGGACCTATAGAAGCACCTATAGAAGCACCTAGAGCTCCTGTAGAGGCACCTAGAGCACCCATAGAGGCACCTAGAGCACCCATAGAGGCACCTAGAGCACCTATGGAACCCACGAGGCCTCCTGAGCCCGAGACCCCGCGGCCTCCAGCGCCCgctgcagctcctcagcctGCGACGAGGACGGGGTGGGGGGTTAGGACCTATAGAAGCACCTATAGAAGCCCCTAGAGCACCTGTAGAGGCACCTAGAGCACCCGTAGAGGCACCTAGAGCACCCGTAGAGGCACCTAGAACATCAACTCTAGcgcctggcacagctcctctgcctgcacccagggggaaaggggggttaGGACCTATAGAAGCACCTATAGAAGCACCTAGAGCTCCTGTAGAGGCACCTAGAGCACCCATAGAGGCACCTAGAGCACCCGTAGAGGCACCTAGAGCACCTATGGAACCCACGAGGCCTCCTGAGCCCGAGACCCTGCGGCCTCCAGCGCCCGCCGCAGCTCCTCAGCCTGCGAcgaggagggggtggggggttagGACCTATAGAAGCACCTATAGAAGCCCCTAGAGCACCTGGAGAGGCACCTAGAGCACCCATAGAGGCACCTAGAGCACCCGTAGAGGCACCTAGAACATCAACCATAGcgcctggcacagctcctctgcGTGCAcccaaggggaaaggggggtcaGAACCTATAGAAGCACCTATAGAAGCACCTAGAGCTCCTGTAGAGGCACCTAGAGCACCCATAGAGGCACCTAGAGCACCTATGGAACCCACGAGGCCTCCTGAGCCCGAGACCCCGTGGCCTCCAGCGCCCGCCGCAGCTCCTCAGCCTGTGACGAGTGGGGGATGGGGGGTTAGGACCTATAGAAGCACATATAGAAGCACCTAGAGCACCTGTAGAGGCACCTAAAGCACCCATAGAGGCACCTAGAACATCAACTATAGCGCCTGGCgcagctcctctgcctgcatccagggggaaaggggggttaGGACCTATAGAAGCACCTATAGAAGCACCTAGAGCTCCTGTAGAGGCACCTAGAGCACCCGTAGAGGCACCTAGAGCACCCGTAGAGGCACCTAGAACATCAACTATAGCGCCTGGCgcagctcctctgcctgcacccagggggaaaggggggtcaGAACCTATAGAAGCACCTATAGAAGCACCTAGAGCTCCTGTAGAGGCACCTAGAGCACCCATAGAAGCACCTAGAGCACCTATGGAACCCACGAGGCCTCCTGAGCCCGAGACCCCGCGGCCTCCAGCGCCCGCCGCAGCTCCTCAGCCTGCGACGAGTGGGGGATGGGGGGTTAGGACCTATAGAAGCACCTATAGAATCACCTAGAGCACCTGTAGAGGCACCTAGAGCACTTATAAAACCACCTAGAGCCCCCACAGAACCTGCTGCGTCACCTATAGAATCACTAGAGCACCCACAGCACCCACTGCACCCACAGCATCACCTATAGAACCACAATACCTGCTGCATCACCTATAGAACCACCTCTAGCACCCACAGAACCACCTCTAGCACCCACAGAACCACCTCTAGCACCCACTGCACCTGCCACATCACCCATAGAACCACTTATATCACCCATAGGTGCCCCTATTCACCCCCCACAGGCGGTCCCCACCCCCATAGGTGCCCCCTATGGCCCCCATAGGTGCCTGACCTGGCTGAGCCGCTGCTGCAGGTGCAGCTGCAGCGCCCGGTTGCGATTCCGCAGCTCCATAAGCGCCGCCCGCAGCCCCTCGGGGTCCGGGAGGGGCCGGAATCTATAGGGGACGGGGATAGAGGGGCTATAGGGGATGGGGACCCACCCTAGGGGCTAcaggggatggggaatgggggctatagggggcGGGGATGGGGGCTATAGGGGCCCCATTCAGGTCTACAGGGGCCACGTAGGGGTCTATAGGGGACGGGAACGGGGGCTATAGGGGGCCACATTCAGCTCTATAGGGGCCTTATTTGGGTCTATAGAGGATGGGAATGGGGGCTATAGGGGTCTAtaggggatgggaatgggggcTATAGGGGCCACATAGGGGTCTAtctgggatgggaatgggagcTATAGGGGCCACATAGGGGTCTAtaggggatgggaatgggggcTATAGGGGCCACATAGGGGTCTATAGGGCACGGGAatgggggctatagggggtcACATTCAGCTCTATAGGGGCCTTATTCGGGTCTATAGAGGACGGGAATGGGGGCTATAGGGGTCTATAGGGGATGGGAATGAGGGCTATAGGGGCCACATAGGGGTCTAtaggggatgggaatgggggcTATAGGGGCCACATAGGGGTCTATAGGGGACGGGAACGGGGGCTATAAGGGGCCATATTCAGCTCTATAGGTGCCTTATTCGGGTCTATAGGGGACATATTCGGGTCTATAGGGGACAGGAATGGGGGCTATAGGGGCCATATTCAGCTCTATAGGGGCCTTATTCAGGTCTATAGGGGACATATTCTGCTCTAAAGGGGCCACATTGGGGTCTATAGGGGCCACACAGGGGTCCATAGGGGCCACATTCAGGTCTGTGGGGGCCTATGGGGGCCACCTTGGGGTGTATAGGGGCCACCTTGGGGTGTATAGGGGGAATGGGGGCTATAGGGGACGGGAATGGGGTCTATAGGGGCCCCATTCAGGTCTATAGAGGCCACACTGCGGGCTACAGGGGCCACGTTGGGGGCCACATTGGGGTCTATAGGGGCCGCATTGGGGTCTATATGGACTGCATTCGGGGCTACAGGGGCCGCATTGAGGGCTATAGGGGACACCTTGGGGGCTATAGGGGCCACATTCAGCTCTATAGGGGCTACATTGAGGTCTATAGGGGGCCACACTCGGCTCTATAGGGGGCCACACTCGGCTCTATAGGGGAATGGGGGCTATAGGGGACGGGAACGGGGTCTATAGGGGCCACActgggctctatagggtccaCATTCGCGGCTATAGGGGCCACGCTGGGCTCTATAGGGGCCCCATTGGGGGCTATAGGGCCCCCATTGGGGGCTATAGGGGCCTATAGGGGCCTCTATGCCCCTATAGGGGGTTGTGGGCGGGGCCAGGGCTCACGTGGGGCTGGGCGAGCGGCCAACCCGAGCGGCCACCTCGTCGCGTTCCCGCTCCGCTCGACGCCTCTCGCGCTGCGCGGCTGCCACGGCctggggggaggtgggggggaacagggggggggcgtggccagaggaAGCCACGCCCACTCACCTGGCCACGCCCACAGGGCCCTATAGACTCACCTGGTGACACATCCTCACCTACTCACCTGGTGACACACCTCAGGGTCCTATAGCCCCTCCTCTATTGGGCTCGTGGCCCCGCCCACTCacctggccacgccccccagAACCCATAGAATCCATAGAACCACCCGCAGAAGCCATAGAACCCACTGATTAACCCATAGAACCACCTATAGCACCCACAGGAACACTTATAGCACCCATAGAACCACCTCTAGCACCTATAGAACCACCCGCAGCACCCATAGAACCCACAGAGCCACCTGCAGCACCCATAGAAGCACCTCTAGCACCTATAGAACCACCTAGAGCACCCACAGAACCACCCATGGAACCCACAGAACCACCTCTAGCACCCATAGAACCCATAGAACCACCTCTAGCACCCACAGAACCACCTCTAGCACCCACAGAACCCATAGAACCACCGCTAGCACCCATAGAACCACCCGCAGCACCCACAGAACCACCTCCAGCACCCATAGAACTCATAGAACCACCTATAGCACCCACAGGAACACTTATAGCACCCATAGAACCACCTCTAGCACCTATAGAACCACCCGCAGCACCCATAGAACCCACAGAACCACCTGCAGCACCCATAGAAGCACCTCTAGCACCCACAGAACCACCCATGGAACCCACAGAACCACCTCTAGCACCTATAGAACCACCTGCAGCACCCACAGAACCCATAGAACCACCCGTAGCACCCACAGAACCACCCATGGAACCCACAGAACCACCTCTAGCACCCAGAGAACCCACAGAACCACCTCTAGCACCCACAGAACCACCTCCAGAACCTATAGAACCACCTCCAGAAGCCATAGAACCACCTCCAGAAGCCATAGAACCCATAGAACCACCTCTAGCACCCATAGAACCACCTCTAGCACCCACAGAACCCGTAGAACCACCTCTAGCACCCATAGAACCACCTCTAGCACCCATAGAACCCATAGAACCACCTCTAGCACCTATAGAACCACCTGCAGCACCCACAGAACCCATAGAACCACCTCTAGCACCCATAGAACCACCCATGGAACCCACAGAACCACCTCTAGCACCTATAGAACCACCTGCAGCACCCACAGAACCCATAGAACCACCCGTAGCACCCACAGAACCACCCATGGAACCCACAGAACCACCTCTAGCACCCAGAGAACCCACAGAACCACCTCTAGCACCCACAGAACCACCTCCAGAACCCATAGAACCACCTCTAGAATCCATAGAACCACCTCCAGAACCCATAGGACCCATAGGACCACCTCTAGCACCCATAGAACCACCTCTAGCACCCACAGAACCACCCGTAGCACCCACAGAACCACCCGTAGCACCCACAGAACCCATAGAACCACCAGTAGAACCCATAGAACCACCTGTAGCACCCACAGAACCCATAGAACCAACCGTAGAACCCACGGAACCACCTCTAGCACCCACAGAACCCCCTCTAGCATCCACAGAACCACCTCCAGAACCCATAGAACCACCTCCAGAACCCATAGAACCCATAGAGCCACCCACAGCACCCACAGAACCACCTCTAGCACCCACAGAACCCACAGAACCACCCGTAGCACCCACAGAACCACCTCCAGAACCCATAGAACCACCTCCAGAACCCACAGAACCACCTCCAGAACCCACAGAACCCATAGAACCACCTCTAGAACCCATAGAACCACCAGTAGCACCCACAGAACCCATAGAACCACCAGTAGAACCCATAGAACCACCTCTAGCACCCATAGAACCACCAGTAGCACCCATAGAACCACCAGTAGCACCCATAGAACCACCCATGGAACCCATAGAACCCAGAGAACCCAGAGAACCACCTGTAGCACCCACAGAACCCCCCATCTTGGGGCCACCAAAGACCATCTtggggccacctgggccacccaAGACCATCTTTAAACCATCTTGAACCACCCTGGGGCCACCCAAGACCATCCTGGGACCATCTCTGGAGCATCTTGGACCACCTGGGCCACCCAAGACCACCTTGGGGCCATCCAAGACCACCTTGGGGCCACCTCTGGAGCATCTTGGACCACCTGGGCCACCAAAGACCATCTTGGGGTCATCTCTGGAGCATCTTGGAGCCCCTGGGCCACCCAAGACCACCTTGGGGCCATCTCTGGAGCATCTTGGACCACGTGGGCCACCCAAGACCACCTTGGGGCCACCCAAGACCACCTTGGGGCCATCTCTGGAGCATCCTGGAGCCCCTGGGCCACCCAAGACCACCTTGGGGCCATCCAAGACCACCCTGGGACCATCTCTGGAGCATCTTGGAGCCCCTGGGCCACCCAAGACCACCTTGGGGCCATCTCTGGAGCATCTTGGACCACCTGGGCCACCCAAGACCACCTTGGGGCCACCCAAGACCACCTTGGGACCATCTCTGGAGCATCTTGGACCACCTTGGGGCCACCCAAGACCACGCTGGGACCATCTCTGGAGCATCTTGGACCACCCTGGGGCCATCCAAGACCACCTTGGGGCCACCCAAGACCACCCTGGGGCCATCTCTGGAGCATCTTGGACCCCCTGGGCCACCCAAGACCACCTTGGGGCCATCCAAGACCACCCTGGGACCATCTCTGGAGCATCCTGGAGCCCCTGGGCCACGCCCCCTGTCCCCGCTCACCTGGCGCAGGTGCAGCAGCTCCGCCTCCCTCTGTCTCCGCGCCGACTCCGCCTCCTGCGCCCGGAGCTCCGCCCCCTCCCGGGCCATGCGGGCGGCCACCAGCTCCGCAAACAGGCCCTGGTGAGCCTCCTGCAAGCACGGAACCTTCCGGAGATTCCAGAGAACCTCCCGCAGAACCCATAGAAGCCATAGAAGCACCCACAGAACCCATAGAACCTCCCGCAGAATCCATAGAACCTCCCATAGAACCTCCCACAGAACCCATAGAATCCATAGAACCTCCTGGAGAACCCACGGGACCTCCCACAGAACCCATAGAATCCACAGAAGCACCCACAGAATCCATAGAACCTCCAGGAGAACCCATGGAAGCTCCCACAGAATCCATAGAACCTCCAGGAGAACCCATGGAACCTCCCACAGAAACCATAGAGTCCATGGAACCTCCCACAGAACCCATAGAATTCATAGAACTTCCCGCAGAACCCATAGAATCCATAGAACCTCCCGCAGAACCCATAGAACCTCCCATAGAACCTCTTGGAGAACCCATAGAACCTCCCACAGAATCCATAGAATCCATAGAACTTCCCGCAGAACCCATAGAATCCATAGAACCTCCCACAGAATCCATAGAACCTCCCGCAGAACCACCAGCAGCACCCATAGAACCACCTATAGCACCCACAGAACCACCTATAGCACCCACAGAACCCATAGAACTACTCATAGCACCCATAGCACCCACAAAACCAACAGCAGCACCTATAGAACCACCCACAGCACCCATAGAACCCCCCATAGAAACATTCAcagcacccacagcacccaCAGAACCACCCATAGACCCACCTATAGCACCCATAGCACCCACAGAACCATCTATAGAACCACCCATAGCACCCATAGAACCACCTGTAGCACCCATAGAACCACCTGTAGCACCCACAGAACCTCCCGCAGCACCCACAGAACCACCTATAGAACCACCCATAGCACCCATAGACCCATCCACAGCACCTATAGACCCACCCATAGGACACATAGAACCACCCATAGGACTCGTAGCACCCACAGGCCCACCCATAGCACCCATAGGACCTTCCGCAGCACCCATAGGACCACCTATAGCACCCATAGAACCACCCATAGCACCCATAGAACCACCCACAGCACCCATAGAGCCACCCACAGCACCACCCATAGAACCCATAGAAGCACCTATAGCACCCACAGCACCCATAGAGCCACCCACAGCACCCATAGAGCCACCCACAGCACCAACAGACCCACCCATAGCACCCATAGAACCACCCATAGCACCCATAGGACCTTCCACAGCACCAACAGACCCACCCATAGCACCCATGGAGCCACCCACAGCACCCATAGGACCTTCCGCAGCACCCATAGACCCACCCATAGCACCCATAGAGCCACCCATAGCACCCATAGAGCCACCCATAGCACCCATAGGACCTTCCACAGCACCCATAGGACCACCCATAGCACCCATAGGACCTTCCGCAGCACCCATAGACCCACCCACAGCACCCATAGGATCACCCATAGAACCACCCATATGACCCATAGAAGCACCTATAGCACCCATAGCACCCATAGAGCCACCCACAGCACCCATAGAGCCACCCACAGCACCCATAGAGCCACCCATAGCACCCACAGCACCCACAAAACCACCCGTAGAACCACCCATAGCACCCATAGGACCTTCCGCAGCACCCATAGACCCACCCACAGCACCCAGAGAACCACCCATAGCACCCATAGACCCACCCATAGCACCCATAGGACCTTCCACAGCACCAACAGACCCACCCATAGCACCCATAGAACCACCTATAGCACCCATAGGACCTTCCACAGCACCCATAGACCCACCCATAGCACCCATAGAGCCACCCATAGCACCCATAGGACCTTCCACAGCACCAACAGACCCACCCATAGCACCCATAGAGCCACCCATAGCACCCATAGGACCTTCCACAGCACCAACAGACCCACCCATAGCACCCATAGAGCCACCCATAGCACCCATAGGACCTTCCACAGCACCAACAGACCCACCCATAGCACCCATAGAACCACCTATAGCACCCATAGGACCTTCCACAGCACCCATAGACCCACCCATAGCACCCATAGAGCCACCCATAGCACCCATAGGACCT
It encodes the following:
- the LOC138734890 gene encoding myosin heavy chain, embryonic smooth muscle isoform-like — its product is MMDEGPPGMTQSRSRLELEKELRELSNQVAALGRGLAQERGRSLAEGGALRALEIAVGGAKARVGGACRARDRALERLRLQQEAHQGLFAELVAARMAREGAELRAQEAESARRQREAELLHLRQAVAAAQRERRRAERERDEVAARVGRSPSPTFRPLPDPEGLRAALMELRNRNRALQLHLQQRLSQAEELRRALEAAGSRAQEASRLQLRLQREQRELQEKLLRPRVPPAPTEAALRARCSHLQELLQREAG